One Sinorhizobium mexicanum genomic region harbors:
- a CDS encoding GIY-YIG nuclease family protein, with product MRKHPPHTTGYVYIVTNHKRGTLYIGVTSNVERRVFEHHEGLTSGFASKYGCNRLVWYEEHLQIGTAIQREKSLKRWYRQWKIELIEKMNPDWRDLYFELW from the coding sequence ATGCGCAAGCATCCTCCGCACACGACCGGATACGTCTACATCGTCACGAATCACAAGCGAGGAACGCTTTACATCGGCGTTACGTCAAACGTCGAGCGCCGTGTCTTCGAGCATCACGAGGGGCTGACGTCCGGTTTTGCATCGAAATATGGCTGCAACCGGCTCGTCTGGTACGAGGAACACTTGCAGATCGGCACCGCCATTCAGCGCGAGAAATCGCTCAAACGCTGGTACCGGCAGTGGAAGATCGAACTCATTGAGAAGATGAATCCGGACTGGCGTGATCTGTATTTTGAGCTTTGGTGA
- a CDS encoding sugar O-acetyltransferase has translation MTGSEREKMGAGAWYRCLDPELDELRARARRAIHQHNILPPDERGGLAPALRALFADVAADVFVEAPFHCSYGLNIRLGDRVYLNAGCTILDSAPVVIGSDTMLGPGVQIYCAEHHKDPALRREGLEIARPVTIGENVWIGGGAIILAGVTIGDGAIVGAGAVVTRDVAPGATVVGNPARVVGGT, from the coding sequence ATGACCGGAAGCGAGCGTGAAAAGATGGGGGCAGGCGCGTGGTATCGCTGCCTCGATCCGGAATTGGATGAATTGCGCGCCCGCGCCCGCAGGGCGATTCACCAGCACAACATCCTGCCGCCGGACGAGCGTGGCGGCCTGGCCCCGGCCTTGCGGGCGCTCTTTGCCGATGTGGCCGCCGACGTCTTCGTCGAGGCGCCGTTTCATTGTTCCTACGGCCTGAACATAAGGCTCGGCGACCGCGTCTACCTAAACGCCGGCTGCACCATCCTCGACAGCGCGCCGGTCGTCATCGGGAGCGATACGATGCTCGGACCGGGCGTACAGATCTATTGCGCCGAACACCACAAGGACCCGGCGCTTCGCCGTGAGGGGCTGGAAATCGCCCGCCCCGTGACGATCGGCGAAAACGTCTGGATCGGCGGCGGCGCGATCATTCTCGCCGGCGTGACGATCGGCGACGGGGCGATCGTGGGCGCTGGTGCGGTGGTGACGCGGGACGTGGCCCCGGGCGCGACGGTGGTGGGGAATCCGGCGCGGGTGGTTGGCGGCACATAA